A portion of the Leifsonia sp. EB41 genome contains these proteins:
- a CDS encoding gamma-glutamyltransferase family protein, whose product MTFTPPPAVTSRPTLTGTFGMSASTHWLATASAQAVLERGGNAFDAAVAGAFVLHVVEPHLNGPGGDLVALFATAEDPTPVVLAGQGPAPMGATREHYLAEGLELVPGAGALAAAVPGAVDAWLLLLKDHGTWELADVLAFAIGYAEDGHPVLERVCTTIRTVSGLFAEHWPSSAEHWMPGGRVPEAGELIRNPAYARVLRGLIAAGDDAATREERVEAARTEWATGLVAREASAFARIPHRHSPGTDHAGVIAESDFAGFRAAYEPATTLEFRGHTIAKTGAWGQGPALLETLAILDGFDDERLDPSTELGAHTILEAQKLAYADRDAYFGDARVPVAELLAPDYIAARRALIGDQASAEFRPGRVAGAEPFLPPLRTAYEPPLAEAIAGVGEPTVARDGTTRGDTCHIDVVDRSGNIVSATPSGGWLQSSPTIPALGFCLGTRLQMTWLEEGSAATLQPGKRPRTTLTPTLVLRDGVPVTALGSPGGDQQDQWQLLYLLRTLVGGYTPQQAIDAPALHTTSLAESFWPRTWVPAGAVVESRLGEEVIAGLEARGHVVTRAGAWTLGRLSSVGRDPETGVLSAAANPRGMQGYAAGR is encoded by the coding sequence ATGACGTTCACGCCTCCCCCCGCCGTCACCTCCCGCCCGACCCTGACCGGCACGTTCGGCATGTCCGCCTCGACGCACTGGCTGGCGACGGCGAGCGCACAGGCCGTCCTGGAGCGCGGCGGCAACGCGTTCGACGCCGCGGTCGCCGGCGCGTTCGTGCTGCACGTCGTGGAGCCGCACCTCAACGGGCCGGGCGGCGACCTGGTCGCGCTGTTCGCCACGGCGGAGGACCCGACCCCGGTCGTGCTCGCCGGACAGGGTCCCGCGCCGATGGGCGCGACGCGCGAGCACTACCTGGCCGAGGGGCTGGAGCTCGTCCCCGGCGCCGGCGCCCTCGCGGCGGCGGTTCCCGGCGCGGTCGACGCCTGGCTGCTGCTGCTGAAGGACCACGGCACCTGGGAGCTGGCGGACGTCCTCGCCTTCGCGATCGGCTACGCCGAGGACGGCCATCCCGTGCTGGAGCGGGTGTGCACGACGATCCGCACCGTGTCCGGGCTGTTCGCCGAGCACTGGCCCTCGTCGGCCGAGCACTGGATGCCGGGCGGGCGAGTCCCCGAGGCCGGCGAGCTGATCCGCAACCCGGCGTACGCGCGCGTCCTGCGCGGGCTGATCGCGGCCGGCGACGACGCCGCGACCCGCGAGGAGCGGGTGGAGGCCGCCCGCACCGAGTGGGCGACCGGCCTGGTCGCGCGGGAGGCGTCCGCGTTCGCGCGCATCCCGCACCGGCACTCCCCCGGCACCGACCACGCGGGCGTGATCGCGGAGTCCGACTTCGCCGGGTTCCGCGCCGCGTACGAGCCGGCGACGACGCTGGAGTTCCGCGGCCACACGATCGCGAAGACCGGCGCGTGGGGCCAGGGCCCCGCCCTGCTGGAGACGCTGGCCATCCTCGACGGCTTCGACGACGAGCGCCTCGACCCCTCCACGGAGCTGGGCGCGCACACGATCCTGGAGGCGCAGAAGCTCGCCTACGCCGACCGCGACGCCTACTTCGGCGACGCGCGCGTGCCCGTGGCGGAGCTGCTGGCGCCCGACTACATCGCCGCGCGCCGCGCCCTGATCGGAGATCAGGCCTCCGCCGAATTCCGGCCCGGCCGCGTGGCCGGCGCCGAGCCGTTCCTCCCGCCGCTGCGCACCGCGTACGAGCCGCCGCTGGCGGAGGCCATCGCCGGCGTCGGCGAGCCGACCGTCGCGCGCGACGGGACCACCCGCGGCGACACCTGCCACATCGACGTCGTCGACCGCTCGGGCAACATCGTCTCGGCGACGCCGTCCGGCGGCTGGCTGCAGTCGTCGCCGACCATCCCGGCGCTCGGCTTCTGCCTCGGCACCCGCCTGCAGATGACCTGGCTGGAGGAGGGCTCGGCCGCCACTCTGCAGCCTGGGAAGCGACCGCGGACGACGCTCACCCCGACCCTGGTGCTGCGCGACGGCGTCCCGGTGACCGCGCTCGGCTCGCCCGGCGGCGACCAGCAGGACCAGTGGCAGCTGCTGTATCTGCTGCGCACGCTGGTCGGCGGCTACACGCCCCAGCAGGCGATCGACGCGCCCGCGCTGCACACCACGTCGCTGGCGGAGTCGTTCTGGCCGCGCACCTGGGTGCCGGCCGGCGCGGTCGTGGAGTCGCGGCTCGGCGAGGAGGTCATCGCCGGGCTGGAGGCGCGCGGGCACGTCGTGACACGGGCCGGCGCGTGGACGCTCGGTCGGCTGTCGTCGGTCGGGCGCGACCCGGAGACGGGCGTGCTGAGCGCGGCGGCGAACCCGCGCGGGATGCAGGGGTACGCGGCGGGGCGGTAG
- a CDS encoding YoaK family protein — protein MSVTHRLGRADADRLHLALMLALTFSTGVVDATGYLGLDRVFTGNMTGNVVLLGMALTGTTNLPILRPLLALGAFLAGAVVGSRLVRRDDGWSGRVTATLWVIAGLLTAIAVLLAFALHLDPELVGTIATSALGFAMGMQAALARRVKVADVTTVVVTSTLTGLAADSRLAGGNGSLWVRRALAVLLITAGAAAGALALLVHVSLGVLLSAAITIAVASLGHTGHRARTAADAA, from the coding sequence GTGTCCGTCACTCACCGCCTGGGCCGCGCCGACGCCGATCGGCTGCACCTCGCCCTCATGCTCGCCCTCACGTTCTCGACCGGCGTCGTCGACGCCACCGGCTACCTCGGCCTCGACCGGGTCTTCACCGGCAACATGACCGGCAACGTCGTGCTGCTCGGGATGGCGCTGACCGGGACCACGAACCTCCCCATCCTCCGGCCGCTGCTGGCTCTGGGCGCGTTCCTCGCGGGCGCCGTGGTCGGCAGCAGGCTCGTGCGCCGCGACGACGGCTGGTCAGGACGGGTGACGGCGACGCTGTGGGTGATCGCCGGCCTGCTGACCGCCATCGCCGTGCTGCTGGCGTTCGCGCTGCACCTCGACCCGGAGCTCGTGGGCACCATCGCCACCTCGGCGCTGGGCTTCGCGATGGGGATGCAGGCCGCGCTCGCCCGCCGCGTCAAGGTGGCCGACGTCACCACCGTGGTCGTGACCTCCACGCTGACCGGCCTCGCCGCCGACAGCCGCCTCGCCGGCGGGAACGGCTCGCTCTGGGTGCGGCGCGCTCTTGCCGTGCTGTTGATCACCGCGGGGGCGGCTGCGGGCGCGCTCGCTTTGCTCGTGCACGTGTCGCTGGGCGTCCTGCTCTCGGCCGCGATCACGATCGCGGTCGCGTCCCTCGGCCACACCGGCCACCGCGCCCGCACCGCGGCCGACGCAGCCTGA
- a CDS encoding DUF1844 domain-containing protein, translating into MSDTSPIQDGHLHEDEALADATRDIAEVPAVEVITTTAVHLMSAAAVKVGLADDPEHQTDLDEARKLIDALAGLVTASAAHLGDQHARSLRDGLRSLQLAFREASPFPDEIGKGPGEKYTGPVN; encoded by the coding sequence GTGAGCGACACATCCCCCATCCAAGACGGTCATCTGCACGAGGACGAGGCCCTCGCCGACGCCACGCGCGACATCGCCGAGGTCCCCGCGGTGGAGGTCATCACGACCACCGCCGTGCACCTGATGAGCGCCGCCGCGGTGAAGGTCGGGCTGGCGGACGACCCGGAGCACCAGACCGACCTGGACGAGGCCCGCAAGCTGATCGACGCCCTCGCCGGCCTGGTGACGGCGAGCGCCGCGCACCTCGGCGACCAGCACGCGCGCAGCCTGCGCGACGGCCTCCGCTCGCTGCAGCTGGCGTTCCGCGAGGCGTCGCCGTTCCCGGACGAGATCGGGAAGGGGCCCGGCGAGAAGTACACCGGCCCGGTGAACTGA
- the infC gene encoding translation initiation factor IF-3: MSEPRTNDRIRVPEVRLVGPSGEQVGVVKIEVAIRLAQEADLDLVEVAPNSKPPVAKIMDYGKFKYEAAQKAKEARRNQANTILKEVRFRLKIDKHDYETKRKRAEGFLKAGDKVKAMILFRGREQSRPEQGVRLLQRFAEDVAELGQVESNPTIDGRNMVMIISPLKNKSEAKAEANAQRAASKARAQGRDQDAVAESADAAQSEESSPAQATNEEK, translated from the coding sequence ATCAGCGAACCCCGTACGAATGACCGTATCCGCGTCCCCGAAGTTCGACTCGTCGGCCCCAGCGGAGAGCAGGTCGGCGTCGTCAAGATCGAGGTCGCCATCCGACTCGCGCAGGAGGCGGATCTCGACCTGGTCGAGGTCGCGCCCAATTCCAAGCCGCCGGTCGCGAAGATCATGGACTACGGCAAGTTCAAGTACGAGGCTGCGCAGAAGGCCAAGGAGGCCCGGCGCAACCAGGCGAACACCATCCTCAAAGAGGTGCGGTTCCGCCTCAAGATCGACAAGCACGACTACGAGACCAAGCGCAAGCGCGCCGAAGGCTTCCTGAAGGCCGGCGACAAGGTCAAGGCCATGATCCTGTTCCGCGGTCGTGAGCAGTCGCGTCCGGAGCAGGGCGTCCGCCTCCTGCAGCGCTTCGCGGAGGACGTCGCCGAGCTCGGCCAGGTCGAGTCCAACCCGACCATCGACGGCCGCAACATGGTGATGATCATCAGCCCGCTCAAGAACAAGTCCGAGGCCAAGGCCGAGGCCAACGCACAACGTGCCGCTTCCAAGGCGCGCGCCCAGGGGCGCGACCAGGACGCGGTTGCTGAGTCAGCCGACGCTGCTCAGTCCGAAGAGAGTTCGCCCGCCCAGGCGACGAACGAGGAGAAGTAA
- the rpmI gene encoding 50S ribosomal protein L35, with translation MPKQKSHSGAKKRFKITGSGKVMKQQAGMRHNLELKSSRRTRRLNQDQVVPVVDAKVIRRMIGK, from the coding sequence ATGCCCAAGCAGAAGTCCCACTCCGGCGCCAAGAAGCGCTTCAAGATCACCGGCAGCGGCAAGGTCATGAAGCAGCAGGCCGGTATGCGCCACAACCTGGAGCTCAAGTCCAGCCGCCGCACCCGCCGGCTGAACCAGGACCAGGTCGTCCCCGTGGTGGATGCCAAGGTCATCCGCCGGATGATCGGCAAGTAG
- the rplT gene encoding 50S ribosomal protein L20: MARVKRAVNAHKKRRVILERAEGYRGQRSRLYRKAKEQVTHSLVYAYRDRRQKKGDFRRLWIQRINAASRANGLTYNRLIQGLGLAGVEVDRRILAELAVNEPATFAALVETAKKALPADTSAPKAAA, encoded by the coding sequence ATGGCAAGAGTGAAGAGGGCTGTCAACGCCCACAAGAAGCGTCGGGTCATCCTCGAGCGCGCCGAGGGCTACCGCGGTCAGCGGTCGCGCCTCTACCGCAAGGCGAAGGAGCAGGTCACCCACTCGCTCGTCTACGCGTACCGTGACCGCCGCCAGAAGAAGGGCGACTTCCGCCGCCTCTGGATCCAGCGGATCAACGCGGCGAGCCGCGCGAACGGCCTCACCTACAACCGCCTCATCCAGGGCCTGGGCCTGGCGGGCGTCGAGGTCGACCGCCGCATCCTCGCCGAGCTGGCCGTGAACGAGCCCGCGACCTTCGCCGCGCTCGTCGAGACCGCGAAGAAGGCCCTCCCGGCCGACACCTCGGCCCCGAAGGCCGCCGCGTAA
- a CDS encoding TrmH family RNA methyltransferase: MLDNPRSPRVRAVAKLAKRPARAETGLFLLEGPQAVSEALTYRPELVVELYATPTALERYQDIAQTAVEAGVDVEFVTEHVLDTMADTVTPQGFVAVCRQFPTSVRDIFADEPRLVAILEEVRDPGNAGTIIRAADSAGADAVVLTGRTVDLYNPKVVRSTTGSLFHVPVAVGADLADVVGRAHSAGLQVLAADIKGEDLLAARQEGQLARPTAWVFGNEAHGLADDLLGLVDRVVTVPIYGKAESMNLATAASVCLYESAFAQRSE, from the coding sequence ATGCTTGACAACCCGCGCTCTCCGCGCGTCCGCGCCGTTGCGAAGCTGGCGAAGCGTCCCGCCCGTGCCGAGACCGGGCTCTTCCTCCTCGAAGGTCCACAGGCCGTCTCCGAGGCACTCACCTACCGCCCCGAGCTGGTCGTCGAGCTGTACGCGACTCCGACCGCGCTTGAGCGTTACCAGGACATCGCGCAGACCGCGGTGGAGGCCGGCGTCGACGTCGAGTTCGTCACCGAGCACGTCCTCGACACGATGGCCGACACCGTCACTCCGCAAGGCTTCGTCGCCGTGTGCCGGCAGTTCCCGACCTCCGTCCGCGACATCTTCGCCGACGAACCGCGGCTGGTGGCGATCCTGGAGGAGGTGCGCGACCCCGGCAACGCGGGCACGATCATCCGCGCCGCCGACTCCGCCGGCGCCGACGCCGTCGTGCTGACCGGCCGCACCGTCGACCTCTACAACCCCAAGGTGGTCCGCTCCACGACGGGGTCGCTGTTCCACGTCCCTGTCGCGGTCGGCGCCGACCTCGCGGACGTCGTCGGGCGCGCGCACAGCGCCGGCCTGCAGGTCCTCGCCGCGGACATCAAGGGGGAGGACCTCCTCGCCGCTCGCCAGGAGGGCCAGCTCGCCCGGCCGACCGCGTGGGTGTTCGGCAACGAGGCCCACGGGCTCGCCGACGACCTCCTGGGGCTGGTGGACCGGGTGGTGACCGTGCCGATCTACGGCAAGGCCGAGTCGATGAACCTCGCGACGGCGGCGTCGGTGTGCCTCTACGAGTCCGCTTTCGCACAGCGCTCCGAGTGA
- a CDS encoding ArsR/SmtB family transcription factor, whose protein sequence is MDGLEAVGDPVRRRFVELLARGERTAGELATLAADEFGITQPAASRHLRVLRESGVVASRVDGQRRVYALEPAGLEEAAAWFDVLTAFWEQRLDALGTELVRGSRRSVDHHTGKAAS, encoded by the coding sequence ATGGACGGTCTGGAGGCGGTGGGCGACCCCGTGCGGCGGCGCTTCGTGGAGCTGCTCGCGCGCGGTGAGCGCACGGCCGGTGAGCTCGCGACGCTCGCCGCCGACGAGTTCGGGATCACGCAGCCGGCGGCCTCTCGTCACCTGCGGGTGCTGCGGGAGTCCGGGGTCGTGGCCTCCCGGGTGGACGGCCAGCGGCGCGTCTATGCCCTGGAGCCGGCCGGACTGGAAGAGGCCGCGGCCTGGTTCGACGTGTTGACAGCTTTCTGGGAGCAGCGCCTGGACGCGCTCGGCACCGAGCTCGTGCGCGGCAGCAGACGCAGCGTCGACCACCACACCGGGAAGGCCGCCTCATGA